The nucleotide window AACTATGTGGGGTAAAGCAATGAAGCTGAGGATGTAAGGGAACACCATTATGATAAAACCTACTACAAAAAGTATCTGGAAATAAGTAGTTAGAAATGCATTTAAACTGGTCAATTGTCCGCTAAACATGAGGGACATAATTATAATTGTCGATATAATACCCACAATAATGGCAGGAATACCCCTGTAAATTATTATTACTACGATGTACTTCAAACCATCCACAAACATGTTTAACCACTCATTAAATGGGGGTAATTCATTAGAATCTTTGAAAGAATATTCAATTATACGTAAATTGTACCCATATGCCAATATTGCAGGTATTATTAAAATACTGGTGGCCATTAGTATGCCCAGTGTTAAAAGTCGTTTCACATTGGAAAAAGGAAATTTCAAGGAATCTGCAACCATTTCACTAACATTCATTTTCTAATACTCCCCTTGTAAATAAACTACTCCCATCTTAATTAATAATATAACTAAAAGTTAGTCAAATTTATTAACATATAATTGTTACCATCTGGCTTCTGAAAAGTTACTTATTTTCTGAAAATTTACTTAATATAGTTAAAGAAAATAATTGATATTCATCCTAAATTTTTTTGAAATTGTCAAAAAAAATAATAAAATCATCAATTCAATTGGAGATATAATTATGCTTGCCAAAAGAATTATACCCTGCCTGGACTGCGACCTCAACGTCCCCCACGGACGTGTGGTTAAAGGAGTGGAATTTAAACAGATCCGTTATGCAGGAGAACCCGTGGAACTGGCCACAAAATATTATGAAGATGGTGCTGATGAAATCGTGTTCCTGGACATAACCGCCTCCCACGAACGCAGGGAGACCATGGCCGATGTTATTAATGCAACCACCGAGAATGTGTTCGTTCCCATCTGTGTGGGCGGTGGTATAAGGAAGCCACAGGACTATGTGAACATGCTCAAGGCCGGTGCAGATAAGTGTTCAACCAACACCGCAGCCATTCACAACCCTGATCTCATCAATGAAGCTTCCAAGGTAGTGGGTAGTCAGGCCTGTGTCATTGGTATTGATGCCAAAAGACGCTACATTGAAGACCCTAAAGAAAGTGATGATCACATTATAATTGAAACGCCCCAAGGTTACTGCTGGTACGACTGCAGTATCTACGGTGGAAGGGAATTCACAGGCATCGACGCGGTAAAGTGGGCCATGGAATGCCAGGAACGGGGTGCAGGTGAAATACTCCTCACCAGTATGGACCGGGACGGTACCAAGGATGGTTATGACATACCTCTCAACCAGACCATGAGCGAAATGCTGGATATTCCCATAATTGCCTCCGGTGGTGGAGGTAACCCGGATGATATTTATGAAGTACTTACCCTGGGCAAAGCAGATGCAGCACTTGCTGCCAGCATCTTCCACTTTGATGAGTACCCGGTGCCTGTGGTGAAGGAGTTCTTGAAGGAGAATGGTGTTGCTGTTCGACTCTGAAAAGTTCACTACAAAACTTCTATCTCAAAGTTGATCAATCAAAGTTGATCAACATTTGATTAGACATCTAACCAAATACCAATATAATCACATAAATTTCAGGCGAGGAATTTGAAAAAACGAAAACACATCTTCCTGGACGATAATGCTAAAGTCGGCAGAATGGAAAGGAAAATTAAAAAATACAACAGATACAAGTCCCACAGTGAAAAAACTCCCGAGGAAGATTTCCGTCTGCAGGAGAAACTGGCTATGCTCAGTGTGGTGGCCAGTAACTTTATGATGACCGGTCACAGTCCCACCATGGTCCTAACCAAACGTGAAGAAGGAGACGAGGTTATGATGCCAGTGGGTGGTGGTCAGAAGGATCGGGCCCGGGAGATCATCTGCAAGGCAGATTTCCGTAAACTCTACCGTGGAGGTAAGGGCCGCAAAACCGACCCACTCATGATCGTAACCGCCATCTGCATGTACGTCATGAGACAGGACAACCCACGAAGGGGAGATATACGTTACTCAAACAATTTTATTAGCAATGTTGGAGTAACCAAAGAAATTTACGGACACATTAGTCAAAAACTTGATGCAGAGCAAAATTCCTGATTTTTGATAGGTCGCTCTATATAGTGATATCAAAATTCTTGAACACATTTCTACTTTTGACTTAACTACAACAATATTCAAACCTAACATGGCATGGCCATCGTTGATTAGATAGGTTTTTGTTTAATTAGGAAGGTTTTTTTGTTAATTAATTAGATAAACTAGCCTATACTGATAGTGAAATTGATTCTCAACGAAATTAATATAGTTATTTGACAAATGTTCCTTTTTGAAGGTCTTTCAAGGCATCCTCAATCTCTTCAGTCGTGTTCATCACAAATGGACCATAACGAGCTATGGGCTCATTTAAGGGCTTACCTGATATTAAAAGAAATCTTAATGTTTTGTTTTCCGTGTGAACTTTAATTGACTCCCCTTCACCAAAAATCACCAAATTAGTGGCAGATACCAGTGATCCTTCTTCATCAAAGACCCCTTCACCTTCAAATACGTATGCAAAAACCGTGTGCCCCTCTGGGAGTTTATGCTCAAAAGAACTTTCTGCTTCCAGCGAAACATCCAAGTATTCCGGGTCTGCAAAGATTTCAGTTACTGGTCCTTTAACCCCGTTTAGCTCTCCGGCGATGACTTTAACCTGCACACCTTCGGATAGTGTTATTTCTGGTATCTGGGATGCTTTTACTTCCTGATAACGCGGATGAGTCATTTTCAATTTAGCAGGGAGATTTACCCATAATTGAAATCCTTCCAGTTTACCCTCTTCTGGCTTCTGAGGCATTTCTTCATGGAGTATCCCACTACCAGAAGTCATCCATTGCACATCACATGCTCCAATTGTTCCAGAGTTCCCCATGCTGTCTTTATGATTCACATTACCACTTAACATGTAAGTAACAGTTTCAATACCCCGGTGAGGGTGCAGGGGAAACCCAGCCAGATAATCCCGGGGATCATCAGAACCGAAATGATCGAATAACAGGAATGGATCCAGGTAATCCAGATAATCCGTGGCAATGGTTCTTCTTAGGCGAACACCGGCTCCTTCCATTACGTAGATTGGTTCAACAATCTCTGCAACCTTTTTTAGCGACATATTTATATCTCCTAATCACTTGTCAGTGGTAATTTACTTATTTTCCAGGCAACGAATCCGCCCAAGATATTATAAGCCCCAATAAATCCAGATTCCATCATTTTCTCCATGAAATAACCACCCCGAACACCGCTCTTGCAGTAAATAATGTAGGGACGCGTTTTATCCAGTTTTTCCACTTTACTCTGGAAGTGGTGACCATCATAATCCAGGTTCATTGCCCCGGGAATGTGTTCCTTTATAAAATCCTCCTCAGGCCTAATATCCAGTATAGCAATTTCTGGTTCTTTTTCAATTAAATCAAGCACACTTTCAGGAGTTATGGTAATGAATTTTCCCATTTCTATCACCACTTTTATTATTGTTTTAATTACCTTTCTTATTTTCTATGGTCATCCAGGATTTATCAACAGATAAAAAGGAAGGATATGTAAAAATGAAACAACCTCTCTCTACTTAAGCATGAGGATTAGATCATAAGATATCCTCTCCATAATTTTAATTGTCAGGATTATGACATCATTCATGTCCAGAATAAGGAATGTGACAAAAAATCACTCTTTTGCATGCGTAAAGTATATATACGGGTTGAAAGGATAATTATATTCCATACCAGGGGGACAATTTAATATCCCGGAGTTCCCAAATAATGGGGGGTTACAGTTTAAATCCATAGCGATTACTGTCGAAAAAGAAGGAACTAAATACATTGAAACTGATCTTAGAGGAAGTCAACTCCTCCAATCTTCACATTTAAATAAGGGCACTGCTTTTAGTACTAAAGAACGTCAATTATTCAATCTTATCGGACTCTTACCTCATTCTGTGGAAACTCTGGATGAACAGCTTCAGAGAGCCTATCAACAGTACTCTCTCCAGGCAGATGACCTCCAGAAAAATATCTTTCTAAACAACCTTTACCATACCAATGAAACTCTTTTCTTCCGCCTTATCCGGGAACACATCCAGGAAATGATGCCCATCATTTACACACCCACTGCAGGCCTGGCAATCCAGCATTACAGTGATGAATTCCGAAAACCGCGTGGAATTTATCTTTCTTATCCAGAAAGGGACCATATCAATGAAATCCTTGATCACTGGGATGCAAATGACATTAACCTGATTGTTTTAACTGATTCTGAGCAGATACTGGGAATTGGTGACCAGGGAGCTAATGGAATAGGTATTTCCGTGGCTAAACTGGTGGTTTACACCTTATGTGCCGGTATAAATCCCCGAAGGATGCTGCCCATCATGATCGATGTGGGCACCAATAACCCTCAGCTACTGGAAGATCCATTCTACCTGGGCTGGCGTCATCACCGCATCAGCAGTGAAGAGTACCACCAGTTCGTGGAAACCGTAATCAACGCCATAAAAGAAAAGTTCCCCCAGGTTTTTCTCCAGTGGGAGGATTTCGGTAAGAAAAATGCCAGACATCACCTTGACCGTTACCAGGATACCATGTGCACCTTCAATGATGATATACAGGGTACCGGGGCCGTTGCCATGGCCGCTCTCCTGAATGCTTTGAAAATAACCGGAACCCCTCTATCTCATCATCGGGTGCTTGTCTACGGAGCAGGAACTGCTGGTTGTGGTATCGCTGATCAGATCTGGGAGCAGATGATCAAGGAAGGTCTCAATCACCAGGATGCCTACAATCGTTTCTATTTAATGGACCGTCAGGGACTGGTAACCAGTAACCGGGAAAATATTGATTACTTTAAAGCACCATACGCTCGCAGTTCATCTGAAACAGATGAATGGGACCCTGCAGATGATCCCACCAGGCTTCTGGATGTGGTGCGTAACGTGCATCCAACCATCCTTATTGGCACCAGCACGGTGCATGGGGCTTTCAACCGTGAAGTCGTAACTACCATGGCCACCCATGTGGAAAGACCAATAATATTCCCATTATCCAATCCATTGACCCTGGCAGAAGCCACACCTGATGATATAATTCACTGGACAGAGGGGCGTGGCCTGGTGGCGACTGGAAGCCCTTTTAATGATGTGAAGTTTCAGGGGAAATCTTACCCTGTGTCACAGTGCAATAACGCCCTGATATTCCCTGGACTGGGTCTGGGTATAATCAGCTGCCAGGCCGAAAGGGTAAGCGCAGGAATGATGGATGCTGCCACCCTGGAACTGGCCAAATCTACCACTGATAAAACCAGACTGCTTCCAGAGATATCCCAGCTACAGGAAGTGAGTAAAAATATCGGGGTGGCAGTGGCCAGGCAGGCCATCCTAGAGGGAGTGGCCCGAAACAGGCCCGATCAAAATGTGGAGAATCTGGTGGAATCCAATATCTGGGAACCAGTTTACATGCCTTACCAACCTTTAAATATACCTGCCAAATAAAAAGCCCCTATAACTAATTTTTGAGCTAATCTGAGTTCAGGTAATGCAGTGATCTCCATGTACTTTATAAGGAAGTCCATATGCAGTTTTTTACACTATGCATATTAACCCCCACCATCATAATAAAGCCTAGAAATTTAGGGTTCACGGAAAATCCTAGAAAATATTCATGAAAAATCGTAGAATATTCATGGAAAATGAAGGTTAAAACATGTCACTGGTCATAAACACCACCACACCGGAAGGAATAGTCTTAGCAGGAGACAGCAGACAGAGTTACCGTAATATGAAGGGTATGGCCCGTATTGGTAGTGAAAACGCCATTAAACTCTTCCAGATCAATCGAAGGGTAGGTGTGGGCATAACTGGCCTGGCTTTCCTCCCTGATGGAGGGGTGCAGAAGAACGTAAGCCAGTACATTGAAGAGTTCCGCAGATCCTCCAAGGTTAAAAATATGGAGGTTAAGGATGTAGCCCGGAAGCTGCACCACCTCTTCAACGACAAATACCAGTGGAAAGACCAGTTAGGACAGATAAAAACCAACATCCAAAATGACTTGAATTCCAAGGGATGCACTGTGCTGGAGATGAAAATGGAAGACCAGTTATTGAAATTCAGCTTCAGAACACCCCAGGGAACCATTGAAAATGGTGTGGCACGGGCAGACCCCATTGAGATACTGGTGGCAGGTTACAATCCCGACGGAACCCACCAGGTTTACAGTGTGTCCATACCAGGACCAGTGCAAAAACTCAGGGACAGTAAAAAACCGGGAATGGAATACGGAAGTTCATGGCTTGGTCAGGGAGACGTGGCTGCACGGATAGTTTTGGGATTTGATGGTAGAATCCAGAATGTGGACTTTGTAAAAGAGGCCATGCAGGCCCGGAGTGAGCAGGAAATACAGAGCCAGCTAAGGGGACTGGAATATGCAATCCAGTGGGGAACCATGACCCTGCAGGATGCCATTGACTTTGCCACACTGATGATCCAAACCACCAGCGCCATACAACGCTTCAGTGATGGTATCAACGCCGACCCCGGGGACATGCCAGGAGTAGGGGGGCCAATTGACGTTGCGGTTATCACCCCAGACCATGGCTTTGTATGGGTGAAGAAAAAACAGTTAAAATTCGCTGATTGTGAGCTTGATCTGGATAACGAACCATTCCTTTAATCAGGACATAACTCCAGGACATGATTCCCAGACATAACTCCAGGACATAAATTCCAAAGACATGATACTCCTGGAATAGATTCTAGGAATAATTCATTAATAATTGGGTTCATATAATTAAATGATTAAATTAAATAATTAGCAAGTTATTTGATTGAATGTCACCTGAAACTTACCATCAGGAGTTAATAGCATGTCTGATCTGGCGAGTCTTTTAGCAATAACCATACCCCTTTCCTGGGCTGCTGCAGTGAGCCCAGTGACCCTGTCCATTTTTCTGGTAATAATGTCCATGACTAAAAAACCAAGATTAGCTGGTTTATCATTCTATATGGGTGCCATCGTGGTGCTCCTGGTAACAGTGGTAATTGGAATCTTTTTGGGTCAAAAATTAAGTGTTTCTGGTCATGCTGACCCTACCACCATGGCGGCTATAGATATTTTCCTGGGTGCAGTGCTCTTTCTCCTTGGATTTAGAAATATAGTAAGTAAGGACCAGGGAAAAAATAAGAACATTTTAAATCGTCTGCAGGTAGATCCCAAAACCGGTGTATTGCGCCAGTTCACCAAGTACTTTTCCATTGGAATTATAGCATTTTTAATGAATTTCAGCACGGCCATCTTTGTCCTGGCAGCAGGACGTGCCATAGGAGTAGCCAATGCAGGTTTAACCAATGATACAACATCAGTTCTTATTTTAATTCTGATCACCCTTGTAATAATAGAAATACCACTAATATTCTTCATTCTCCTGCCAGATAAGGCCCATAAAATTCTGAGTCCGGTTAATGATTGGATTTCCAATCATGGAAATCTGGTGACTGGGATTTTCTGTATTGCCATTGGGTTTTTCGTGGTTTACAGTGGCCTGGGGAAGTTGGGAATCGCCTGATGAAGAAAAATGAGAATAGAGAAGAAAAACCAGCTGATAAAGATTAAGATAAAATAGTAAATATGGTAAAAAGATAAATGAAAGTTCTATTTTTGAATTTCATTAATTTTTCAATACCTCTTTTCCAATTATTTATTTTTAATTGCCCGTCCTAAAATATCCTTTTTTAATTACCCTCTTCAATTACCATGTTTATATTAAATACATATCCTCAGCTTTCCTATAGAGTTCTTCACGGAACTTAGGATGAGCTATGTTAATTATTTCCTGTGCCCTTTCTCGTGTGGATTTACCCTTGAGGTTGGCCACCCCATACTCCGTTACCAGGTAATGGGTGTCCATTCGGGGTGTGGTGACCATTGCACCGGGATCTAAACGGTCCACCACCCGTGAAATAGCACCATTTTTGGCAGTGGAGTAAAATGCTAATATCGATTTCCCATCTCTGGAGTCAAAAGCTCCTCGGACAAAATCAAGCTGCCCCCCGGTCCCACTGTACTGATGGCCGGCCAGGTACTCAGCATTGCACTGCCCCAGGAGATCTACCTGTATTAAGGAGTTTATGGATATCATACGGTCGTTTTTAGCTATTACGCCAGGGTTGTTTACATAGGAGCATGGGTAGCTTTCCATGGCTGGGTTCTGGTCCATAAACTCCAGCATTTCCTGGTCACCCTGAGCCACGGTGAAAACATGCTTGCGGGGGTGGAGGGTTTTCTTTTCACCGGTTACTACTCCCTTTTTTATGAGGTGGACCATACCCGGCCCAAATACTTCAGTGTGGATTCCCAGGTCGTTATGGTTTTCCAACTGCTCAGCCACTGCATTGGGCAGTACACCAATACCCATCTGGATGGTGGCACCATCTGGGACCAGTTCAGATATTTTTTTACCAATGATATCTGCTTCAGGTTGTTTAAACCCACAGGGGAAGTCAGGAATTGGCTGATGGTTTTCAACCACTGCATCCACCTCTGAAATATGGATCAGGGAATCTCCGAATACACGAGGCATGTTCTGGTTTACTTCCACAATCAAGACCCTTGCAGCCCGGGCAGCAGTGGAGGTGAAGTCGTTAGCAGTTCCAAAGGAGAAGTAACCAGCATCGTCCATGGGTGAAACTGTGGTTATACACACATCCACTCCAATGAATTCTTCCAGAAGTCGAGGTATCTGGTGCAAATGGTTGGGAACGTAGTAGTTAAGTCCAGTGCTCACCAGGCCCCGGGTGCCAGAATCCACGAATCCACTATAGGCCTCCACACAATCCATTAAGTCAGGGGCCAGTATGGTGGAGCAAACACTATCCATGGGGAGCACAGAGAACATTTTAATTTTTTCAAGGTCCCCCTCCCTCAGACGTTGGGCCACTGCCTCCAGAAGGGCTGGTGGTTCAGCCATGGTCAGACCATGAACCAGCATGTCCCCTTTTCTGATTAATTTGACTGCTTCTTCTGGAATAGTTAATTTTGCCCTGTATTCTTTTTTATACATTTAACCCCCACCTTTCTGCCTTTTTTTAATTAACTTGAATGCTCATTTTTATTTTAATTAAATTTTTATTTTACTTGAAAAATCGGACATTTTATGGAATTAATCTAGTTTTTCAAATATTCTATTTTTTAAAACATCCTCATTTCCAAATTTTAACATTTCATATATTCCCATTATTATAAATAGGTTGTTATATAATCTTCAACTGCCAATGTAAGGTAGTATAATTACGGAAATATCTTGAAATTATATAATATTCTATAAAATTTGTAAAAAAGTTAAGAAGCGGCTTTCCAATCAAATGATAATAATATAAATTTGCAAAATATACATTATTATGATGATTTGAATTCTATTAATTTGAACAGTCTTATTGCTAATAGACATCACACATGGACATCACTTACAAAAGAGGAGATTATATGAGTTTTTTAAATTTGGATAATTTTAGGGCACTGGCCGAGAGATTCGTGTCCCAGATGTTACAGGGTAACTACGAAATGGCTGCCAGCCAGTTTGATAACCAGATGAAAACTGCCATTCCCTTACCTGAGTTGAAAAAGTCCTGGCAACGTTTAACCATACCTGCAGGTGACTTAATCCAGTCCGGAGTGTTGCAAACCGCGGAACTGGAGGGACACCAGATCGTCAGTGTAAGGTGCCAGTTCGAACGGGCCACCATTGATGTACAGGTCGTGTTCAACAGTAAGGGTCGTGTCAGCGGATTAAGTATAATACCCTCCCAAACTGAGTACCATCCACCAGATTACGTGGATGATTCCACATTTAGAGAGGTTGAAGTGACTGTTGGCAGTGGTAAATGGTCTTTGCCAGGAACTGTCACCACCCCCACTGGTTCTGGACCGTTCCCTGGTGTGGTGCTGGTGCATGGTTCTGGCCCCAATGATCAGGACGAAACTCTGGGACCCAATAAAATATTCCGGGATATAGCCTGGGGCCTGGCTTCAAAGGGTATTGCAGTCTTGAGGTATGATAAAAGAACCCTACAGCATGCTTCAGAGTTTACACCTGAACAGTTGGCTCAGCTGACTGTGCAGGAAGAAGTTATTGATGATGCTCTACTGGCCGCTGAGTTACTACGCCAGACCCCAGAAATCGATCCAAAACAGGTTTATTTACTGGGCCACAGTTTAGGTGCATCTGTAGCCCCACGTATTGGCCAGGAAGACCCTGATCTGGCAGGATTGATTATTATGGCTGGCATTATCCGTCCTCTGGAGGATACCATCCTGGAACAGTTCACATATCTTTACAGTCTGGCTGGGAAGATGACCCAGGAACAGAAGGATACACTGGAATCTTTAAAGGTTAAAGTTGCCCGGGCAAAGGATCCCGAGCTTTCCACAGATGTTCCATCAAAAGAGCTGCCTTTGGGAATGTCAGCATCCTATTTCTTGGATCTGCGCAACCATCCCACTGCAGAAATCATTAAAAACCTGAATATGCCCATGTTGATCCTGCAGGGAGGGCGTGATTATCAGGTTTCACCAACCAAAGATTTCCAAATGTGGAAAGAGGAACTTGAATCCAGAGAAGATGTTACCTGCCAGCTATTCCCCGGTTTAAACCATCTGTTCTTTGAAGGAGAAGGTAAATCAACTCCAACTGAGTATGGAATTGAGGGTCATGTCAGTGCTGAAGTAATAACTGTTATCAGTAGCTGGCTGATAAATGAGTAATTCTCATTAACAAATGATTTAGGAATCTGAATGAGTTTTTTTTAAGAATCTGGGAGGAGTTGTTATCTTCCCCTATAAATAATTGGAAACACAAAAATTAAGTTATGGAGGGGGAATTCAATACAGAAAAAGCAGAAAAATTAACTGCAGAAACTCTTTTTAATGCGTTTTCTACTGATGAAAATGGTTTATCTTCTGAAGAAGTTAGTTCCCGCCTGGAAAAATATGGCTACAATGAAATAAAAGAAGAACGCGTAAGTCTGATTCGTAAACTCATGGGATACTTCTGGGGCCCTATTCCTTTTATGATTGAAGCTGCAGCTATTTTATCGATTATAGTTGGAGATCTGGGCGATTTTACCATAATTATGTCATTACTTTTTATTAATGCAACGGTAGGTTTCTACCAGGAGCATGAGGCAGATGATGCCATTGAACTTTTAAAAGAGAAAATGGCTATTTCTGCATACGTTCTTAGAGATAATACCTGGAATATGATTAATGCCCGGGAACTGGTACCTGGAGACATTATCCGGGTGAGAATCGGTGATGTGGCTCCAGCTGATCTGAAGCTTTTATCAGGAGAATATCTTCTTCTTGATGAATCCTCACTCACTGGAGAATCACTCCCTGTTGAGAAAAAATCAAGTGATATTTGTTATTCCGGTTCAATAGTCCAGCAGGGTGAAATGACTGGTTTGGTAGTAACTACTGGGGTTTCAACATTCTTTGGAAGGGCTTCAGAGCTCATTAAAGAAACTAATACCACAAGTCACCTTGAAAAAGCTGTGGTTAAAATTGGAGATTACCTAATAATCTTATCCGTACTCACAGTATCGGTGATATTTCTGGTGGGACTTTTCAGGCACGAAGGCCTTTTGCAAATTTTAACTTACTCATTGATACTGCTGGTGGCTTCCATACCCGTAGCCCAGCCCGCAGTCCTATCCGTGACCATGGCCATCGGAGCACGAGTTTTAGCACGTAAAAACGCCATAGTAAGCAAATTATCATCTATTGAAGAAATGGCTGGAATGGACGTTCTTTGCTCAGATAAAACAGGGACCATTACCAAGAACAAGATCACAGTCCGTGAAATTCAGGTTTTTGGAGATTATGAGAAATCTGATGTTCTTCTCTATGGATCTCTGGCTTCTGAGGAAGAAACCCCTGACCCTATAGATCAGGCTATTTTTAGCTGTTTAAAAAGGGTTGATCACCTGGAATCTTTTAAAACACTGGAATTCAAGCAATTTGATCCAATTTCAAAGAAAACAATTGCTATGGTGGAAGATTCAAAAGGAAATAAATTTCAGGTGGCCAAAGGCGCACCCCAATCCATATTAGCAATTCTTCCCCCGGAAGAGGATTCAGCCATAAAAGTAAACGAAAAGGTTGATATCTGGGCTAATAAAGGTTATCGAGCCTTAGCAGTCGGTTGGGGGCAGGAAAACCATTGGAATTTAGTGGGCTTACTGGCACTTTACGATCCACCCCGTCCTGATTCGGCTCAAACCATTCAGGAGGCTCAGGACATGGGTGTGGAAGTTAAAATGGTCACGGGAGATCATATTGCCATTGCCAGAGAAACAGCAGCTGATGTAGGCCTTAGAAAGAACATAAGACTTCCGGACGAATTTAAGGATAAACCCGCCCGTAAGGCCAAGAGAGTGGTGAGTGAAGCCCATGGATTTGCCCAGGTTTTCCCGGAAGACAAGTACCATATAGTGGAATTATTGCAGAAATGTGGGAAAATTGTGGGTATGACTGGAGATGGGGTTAACGATGCCCCCGCCCTTAAAAAGGCAGATGTGGGCATAGCAGTTTCTGGTGCCACTGATGCGGCTAAGTCTGCCGCGGATATTGTATTCACCTCACCAGGACTTAACGTGATTATAGATGCCATTCATGAAAGTCATAAGATATTCCTGCGGATGTACAGTTACTCACTTTACCGAGTATCAGAGACCATTCGCATCCTTATATTCACCGCGCTGACCATTCTGGTATTCCAGTTTTATCCATTAACACCGGCCATGCTGGTGATCATCGCCCTTTTAGATGATATACCCATTATGACCATTGCCTACGACCATACCGAAAAAGTCCAGCGGCCACAAAAATGGAATATGAAAGTGAATCTGGGAATGTCCACCTATCTAGGGATTATTGGAGTTTTTTCATCATTCATCCTACTTTACATCTTGATGGAATGGTTCCACCTCAGCCCAGGGATGATTCAATCCCTGATATTCCTGAAACTGGTGGTAGCCGGTCACCTTACCATGTTCGCCACCAGGGTAAAAGGACCATTCTGGTCTTTAAGACCTAAAGGGATATTTTTCTGGTCCATAATACTCACTGACATTGCAGCCACCCTATTTGTGGTCTCTGGATGGATTATGCCTGCAGTGAGCTGGGAATTAGTGGGTTTTGTATGGCTGTACGCTCTGGTGGCATTTGTTGCTGAAGACATATTGAAAATGAGATTTTACAGAGTCTTAGAAAGAATGAACCTTAGTTAAGCTAAAACCTTAGTTAAGCTAAATTAAGCTAAAAAAATGATTAATATTTTGGTTTCAGGGCAATGAAAATACCATTGTCCTTGGTGATCTTAATCATTCCTTCTTTTTCTATTATATCTGTAATGTAATTCTCGAAATCTTTCCGATTCTGACCATTAAGGGCATGGTTAACCTTTCCAAAGGAAAGAATGTAATCCACCAAAGGTCCGGCTTCAGTTACTTCCAGACCATCCTGATATTTAATTAACTTCACCTGGTCAAAGGATT belongs to uncultured Methanobacterium sp. and includes:
- a CDS encoding alpha/beta fold hydrolase, with product MSFLNLDNFRALAERFVSQMLQGNYEMAASQFDNQMKTAIPLPELKKSWQRLTIPAGDLIQSGVLQTAELEGHQIVSVRCQFERATIDVQVVFNSKGRVSGLSIIPSQTEYHPPDYVDDSTFREVEVTVGSGKWSLPGTVTTPTGSGPFPGVVLVHGSGPNDQDETLGPNKIFRDIAWGLASKGIAVLRYDKRTLQHASEFTPEQLAQLTVQEEVIDDALLAAELLRQTPEIDPKQVYLLGHSLGASVAPRIGQEDPDLAGLIIMAGIIRPLEDTILEQFTYLYSLAGKMTQEQKDTLESLKVKVARAKDPELSTDVPSKELPLGMSASYFLDLRNHPTAEIIKNLNMPMLILQGGRDYQVSPTKDFQMWKEELESREDVTCQLFPGLNHLFFEGEGKSTPTEYGIEGHVSAEVITVISSWLINE
- a CDS encoding plasma-membrane proton-efflux P-type ATPase; this translates as MEGEFNTEKAEKLTAETLFNAFSTDENGLSSEEVSSRLEKYGYNEIKEERVSLIRKLMGYFWGPIPFMIEAAAILSIIVGDLGDFTIIMSLLFINATVGFYQEHEADDAIELLKEKMAISAYVLRDNTWNMINARELVPGDIIRVRIGDVAPADLKLLSGEYLLLDESSLTGESLPVEKKSSDICYSGSIVQQGEMTGLVVTTGVSTFFGRASELIKETNTTSHLEKAVVKIGDYLIILSVLTVSVIFLVGLFRHEGLLQILTYSLILLVASIPVAQPAVLSVTMAIGARVLARKNAIVSKLSSIEEMAGMDVLCSDKTGTITKNKITVREIQVFGDYEKSDVLLYGSLASEEETPDPIDQAIFSCLKRVDHLESFKTLEFKQFDPISKKTIAMVEDSKGNKFQVAKGAPQSILAILPPEEDSAIKVNEKVDIWANKGYRALAVGWGQENHWNLVGLLALYDPPRPDSAQTIQEAQDMGVEVKMVTGDHIAIARETAADVGLRKNIRLPDEFKDKPARKAKRVVSEAHGFAQVFPEDKYHIVELLQKCGKIVGMTGDGVNDAPALKKADVGIAVSGATDAAKSAADIVFTSPGLNVIIDAIHESHKIFLRMYSYSLYRVSETIRILIFTALTILVFQFYPLTPAMLVIIALLDDIPIMTIAYDHTEKVQRPQKWNMKVNLGMSTYLGIIGVFSSFILLYILMEWFHLSPGMIQSLIFLKLVVAGHLTMFATRVKGPFWSLRPKGIFFWSIILTDIAATLFVVSGWIMPAVSWELVGFVWLYALVAFVAEDILKMRFYRVLERMNLS